CCTATCGTCGGATCAAAATCTGTTACCAGCGAAGCATTAAATTCTTTGTCCTTGGCCCGTAAACCGTGATACGCAAGCCGCATATATTCATCTGCAAGCGCATTAATATCGGTCGGTTCCTTATGCCCGGACGACGTGCGTGAGTGTTGCAGCATTCCTTTTACAATCGAGTCCGCGCGTTTTCCATGGTGTGTGATCTTCTGCTGATTTTGGCTTAAATCACTGATAATTCCGTTGATATAATCCTTATCAGCATCTGAAATAGACGTTTTTCCAATTTCCTCTTCCAATTCCTGACAAAGTTCAACAGAGACTTCCGAAAAGTTATTTACGAAGTTTAGAGGATTCTGAATTTCATGCGCAATACCAGCCGTAAGTTCTCCAAGCGATGCCATTTTTTCACTTTGAATAAGCTGCGCCTGCGTAGATTTTAACTCATCCAGCGTTTTTTGCAATTCTTCTTTTTGTCTTGTCAATTCAATCGTTCGCTCCGAAACCAGATATTCCAGCGCCTCTTTTTTGGCCTGATTTACTTCATCCTTAATACGTTGCTCTTCGCGCTCTTTATCCAGAACACGTTGCTGTTTTTGTGAATTATACCAAACCGCAAAAAGCCAGATGAACGCAAATACTTTCGCCGTAACTAAATAGTCATTGTATTGATGATACAATTTGGTCGGAACAACCAGCTCAGCAAAATCATTAAAAAGCGAGATTGCTATAAAAGGAAAAGCTCCTTGCGCAAGTGAACGGACGGGCTTAAAATCATCCCTGGTAAATATCAGCCATATAATGTAACCTGTAAAAGGATACCAAAGCCAGCTGACAAGAGTGGATTCATCGAAAATATAATAGCTTGCCAACAAAGCGCCTGATATGTATCTGGCGCCCAGTAATTGTTTATCCCAATCCGGCAGCTTGGTTGCTGTTTCCAGCCTTTTGCGAATGAATTGAATCAGAAAGAAAGTGAGTAGAAAAAATTCCATATAAGGAAAAGGAGATTTAAGACGGCGTTGTTCTGAATAAAAATGTGTTTAAGAAACTGACCTATTATTTGAATCGTTATCTGTCCCGCGAATATCAGGAATCAATGAACAATGTATGTATTTTCTGCTAAAATAGCTTGGTTCATTAGTTAAAACAAAAGGAAAATGCCAAAAAACGATATTGCTAAACCGTTAAATCTCTGGACAAATCATTTGCTAAGTTAAAATCTGATCGCTGTCAGTTACTTAGGTTTTTATTCCCTGATAGAGTCCTTTCATATTTTTTCGACTTGAATAAAACAATTACCTTTTGCCTTAGAATCAATTTTATACTAAATCCGAAAAATACCTAAATGACTTATCTCGCAAATCCTGGCCGTTATGACCAAATGACTTATCGCCGCTGTGGTAAAAGCGGCCTTAAATTACCTGCCATTTCTCTTGGATTATGGCATAATTTCGGCGGTGTTAATATTTATGAAAACTACCGCGCCATTATCACTACCGCTTTCGATCACGGAATTACACATTTTGACCTTGCCAATAATTACGGTCCGCCTCCTGGTTCGGCGGAAGAAAATTTTGGTTTGTTGATGAAAAAAGATTTCGCACCGTATCGGGACGAGCTGATCATTTCGTCCAAAGCGGGATATTTAATGTGGCCGGGACCTTATGGAGAATGGGGTTCGAAAAAATATCTGGTTGCAAGTCTCGACCAAAGTCTTAAAAGAATGGGACTGGATTATGTTGATATATTCTACCACCACCGACCGGATCCTGATACGCCGCTTGAAGAAACAATGGGCGCTTTGGATTTAATAGTCCGTCAGGGAAAAGCACTTTATGTAGGTTTGTCCAACTACAAAGCCGAAGAGGCAGACAGGGCAATAAAAATTCTGAATGATCTCGGCACTCCGTGTCTGATCCATCAGCCTAAATATTCCATGTTTGAACGCTGGGTTGAAGGCGGACTTCTGAATGTTCTGGAGCGTGAAGGTGTTGGCTGTATTCCTTTTTCTCCGCTTGCCCAGGGCTTGCTGACCAACAAATATCTGCACGGAATTCCCACTGATTCACGGGCTGCAAAACCCGAAGGGTTTTTACAGGAAAACCAGGTAACACCGGAAGTGATTGAAAAAATCAGACAACTAAACGAAATTGCACTGGAACGCGGACAAACACTTGCCCAAATGGCACTGGCCTGGCTGTTGAAAGATGACCGAATAACTTCCGTTTTGATCGGCGCAAGCAA
The nucleotide sequence above comes from Dyadobacter subterraneus. Encoded proteins:
- a CDS encoding sensor histidine kinase codes for the protein MEFFLLTFFLIQFIRKRLETATKLPDWDKQLLGARYISGALLASYYIFDESTLVSWLWYPFTGYIIWLIFTRDDFKPVRSLAQGAFPFIAISLFNDFAELVVPTKLYHQYNDYLVTAKVFAFIWLFAVWYNSQKQQRVLDKEREEQRIKDEVNQAKKEALEYLVSERTIELTRQKEELQKTLDELKSTQAQLIQSEKMASLGELTAGIAHEIQNPLNFVNNFSEVSVELCQELEEEIGKTSISDADKDYINGIISDLSQNQQKITHHGKRADSIVKGMLQHSRTSSGHKEPTDINALADEYMRLAYHGLRAKDKEFNASLVTDFDPTIGKVDVLPQDLGRVFLNLFTNAFYAVAEKKRLSRENPATADYKPEVKVITKLFANKLYIRVIDNGTGMPESVKAKIFQPFFTTKPTGQGTGLGLSMSYDIVTKSHDGLLDVSSVPGESTEFKITIPVNA
- the mgrA gene encoding L-glyceraldehyde 3-phosphate reductase, whose protein sequence is MTYLANPGRYDQMTYRRCGKSGLKLPAISLGLWHNFGGVNIYENYRAIITTAFDHGITHFDLANNYGPPPGSAEENFGLLMKKDFAPYRDELIISSKAGYLMWPGPYGEWGSKKYLVASLDQSLKRMGLDYVDIFYHHRPDPDTPLEETMGALDLIVRQGKALYVGLSNYKAEEADRAIKILNDLGTPCLIHQPKYSMFERWVEGGLLNVLEREGVGCIPFSPLAQGLLTNKYLHGIPTDSRAAKPEGFLQENQVTPEVIEKIRQLNEIALERGQTLAQMALAWLLKDDRITSVLIGASKVSQLLDSLACLDNLSFSDDELKRIVTIL